Proteins from one Papaver somniferum cultivar HN1 unplaced genomic scaffold, ASM357369v1 unplaced-scaffold_158, whole genome shotgun sequence genomic window:
- the LOC113337184 gene encoding probable proteasome inhibitor, with product MANEEGVMAIIRAIRPNFRNAHDKIVFAVHAMFLNSGYFLNATGSAAYSDTILTSPPSDEIPIVGWNQSEDSYGFVYSKVVKAGVKYTVLVKCLVMGDYLVIDFLSSKYPDKEPLGLQINVNDYNGGGGDERTTNFANQYRNFDELVKKLDVKIFSKLNFEILINPGIQNLMMITWLKDHPSFVF from the coding sequence ATGGCCAATGAAGAAGGTGTTATGGCTATAATCAGAGCAATACGACCTAATTTTCGTAATGCGCACGATAAAATTGTGTTTGCAGTACATGCAATGTTCTTGAATTCTGGGTATTTTCTAAATGCAACAGGATCTGCAGCTTATTCAGACACCATTCTGACTTCTCCACCTTCAGATGAGATTCCAATCGTGGGGTGGAATCAGAGTGAGGATTCATATGGGTTTGTTTACTCGAAAGTTGTTAAGGCCGGTGTCAAGTACACAGTACTAGTCAAGTGTTTGGTCATGGGAGATTACTTGGTGATTGATTTTCTGAGCAGCAAGTACCCAGATAAGGAACCTCTCGGGCTTCAAATCAATGTTAATGATTATAACGGAGGAGGAGGAGACGAAAGGACGACAAATTTCGCTAACCAGTATAGGAATTTTGATGAGCTGGTAAAGAAGTTGGATGTTAAGATATTCAGTAAGttgaattttgagattttgaTCAACCCTGGTATCCAGAACTTGATGATGATAACCTGGTTAAAGGATCATCCGAGTTTCGTATTTTGA
- the LOC113337186 gene encoding uncharacterized protein LOC113337186, which yields MHEQGIVAGGTPDENEIYDEVLKRKLKIHHNRRLSDEEIKELFALLATKDDKIKHSLLEGYELAASNPEKIHVLDAMNLAISAWTIDVRTTRLANCFRHCKLRSTNNRSLYNLVEHTNSEITQDLQNLIEKLGYRNSMNGKDVLNYPEENEVTQLLTDEEIIENVMGTDKDVEKEDESSTIEPPSRNEAIKAAITFE from the exons ATGCATGAGCAAGGCATTGTGGCAGGGGGCACACCTGATGAAAATGAAATATATGACGAAGTTCTGAAGAGGAAATTAAAAATACACCATAACCGCAGACTTTCTGATGAGGAGATAAAAGAACTCTTTGCACTCCTTGCAACGAAGGATGATAAAATCAAGCA CAGTCTTTTGGAAGGCTATGAATTAGCGGCGTCAAATCCAGAAAAAATACATGTGTTAGATGCAATGAATCTTGCAATTTCAGCATGGACTATCGACGTTCGTACAACTAGACTAGCAAACTGCTTTCGTCATTGTAAACTTCGATCAACAAATAACAGAAGTTTATACAATCTGGTTGAACATACAAACAGTGAAATCACTCAAGacttgcaaaatttgatcgaGAAGTTAGGCTATCGCAATTCAATGAATGGCAAAGATGTCCTAAATTATCcggaagaaaatgaagttacacAGTTGTTGACTGATGAAGAAATAATCGAGAACGTTATGGGAACCGATAAAGATGTGGAAAAAGAGGATGAAAGTTCTACAATAGAGCCCCCTTCACGAAACGAGGCTATTAAAGCGGCAATCACATTTGAATAA